A genomic segment from Clostridium pasteurianum BC1 encodes:
- a CDS encoding 4Fe-4S binding protein, with amino-acid sequence MISMKRGNIFLIKRGIWYLFGIILFYAPFALYEKALGKLIHNEGSSSDIHSICLRIPLLNLFTGKGIEFMSVVFISVILFFILTFFFGAFYCGRLCAAGAFPEYLSRLVPERFKINWYKIINPIPIRYGFLAGYLMTPFLAGSIACAFCNLSFLQRLMNGGFWGNFGLLSSTTIITGFLWLFVFGIFTKGGRGYCNFMCPVGAVQGIIQSISSKFGFTFKLRLSKEKCVSCAACVKTCPMGSLQKKDGNISYEILNCITCRQCEATCPKNAISYGTGKPGWKKESINEHDIPIPVSEAINE; translated from the coding sequence TATGAAAAAGCCTTGGGAAAATTAATACATAATGAAGGAAGTTCTTCAGATATTCATTCAATATGCCTTCGTATACCATTATTGAATCTTTTTACGGGTAAGGGAATAGAGTTTATGTCCGTTGTATTTATATCAGTAATTTTATTTTTTATTCTTACTTTCTTCTTTGGTGCATTTTACTGTGGACGCTTATGTGCAGCAGGAGCTTTTCCCGAATATTTAAGTCGTTTAGTTCCTGAAAGATTTAAAATAAATTGGTATAAAATAATAAATCCAATACCTATTAGATATGGTTTTTTAGCAGGCTATCTAATGACTCCATTTTTAGCCGGAAGCATTGCCTGTGCATTTTGTAATCTTTCCTTTTTACAAAGACTTATGAACGGAGGATTTTGGGGCAATTTTGGACTCTTAAGTTCAACTACAATTATAACAGGATTTCTTTGGCTATTTGTTTTTGGAATATTTACGAAAGGTGGAAGAGGTTATTGTAATTTTATGTGCCCTGTAGGAGCTGTACAAGGAATTATACAAAGTATAAGCTCAAAGTTTGGTTTTACTTTTAAATTACGATTATCAAAGGAAAAATGTGTTTCCTGCGCAGCTTGTGTAAAAACATGTCCAATGGGATCTTTACAAAAGAAGGATGGAAACATATCCTATGAGATTCTTAATTGTATTACTTGCAGACAATGTGAAGCTACCTGCCCTAAAAATGCAATCTCTTATGGAACAGGAAAGCCTGGATGGAAAAAGGAAAGTATTAATGAACATGATATTCCCATTCCTGTGAGTGAGGCTATAAATGAATAA
- a CDS encoding ABC transporter substrate-binding protein codes for MVKNRFNKKFLLTLISLICLVSLVATACGKQSSSASTSSAKSTGDELKPDKDGLIPIKTSSKLDCSSTPWVVADEKGFFKKYGLKVEYTGETQAAQQIPSILNGNNYVDSFHPNTYAPAIAGGANIIGIGAEGIDPAPDVDPKYRHMWWFVSAKASQAGVKTFKDLVNYKKGQKLKFTTIAANICADFEGNTLADKFGIPRDRIEWVTMPDVQAIQALTQGTVDVSAVHPPYYTGMQKAGNVKIADTADTDLGPTAGLSYWVVNKTWAEKNPNVTRNFLKAMVEAQTWSNHNPKEAADLTAKHIGQPVSGSHYYSENLNIDNEKYLKPWLDDSVKNGSIPKGKLTAKDLVTDAYYK; via the coding sequence ATGGTTAAAAATCGTTTTAACAAAAAATTCCTGCTAACTTTAATTTCACTGATATGCTTAGTAAGTTTAGTAGCAACTGCATGTGGTAAGCAATCTTCCAGTGCATCAACATCTTCAGCAAAATCTACAGGTGATGAATTAAAGCCTGATAAGGATGGATTAATTCCAATTAAAACTTCTTCAAAGTTGGATTGTTCCTCTACACCGTGGGTTGTTGCGGATGAAAAGGGATTTTTTAAAAAATATGGTTTGAAAGTTGAGTATACTGGAGAAACTCAAGCTGCTCAACAGATTCCATCCATTTTAAATGGAAACAATTATGTTGATTCATTTCATCCAAATACTTATGCACCAGCAATAGCTGGTGGAGCTAATATAATAGGTATTGGAGCAGAAGGAATAGATCCAGCACCAGATGTAGATCCTAAATATAGACATATGTGGTGGTTTGTCAGTGCAAAGGCATCGCAGGCTGGAGTTAAAACCTTTAAAGATTTAGTAAACTATAAAAAGGGCCAAAAATTAAAGTTTACAACAATTGCTGCTAATATTTGTGCTGATTTTGAAGGAAATACTTTAGCTGATAAATTTGGAATTCCAAGAGATAGAATAGAATGGGTTACAATGCCAGATGTTCAGGCAATACAAGCTCTTACTCAGGGAACGGTTGATGTATCAGCAGTTCATCCACCATATTATACTGGTATGCAGAAAGCAGGCAATGTAAAAATAGCAGATACGGCAGATACTGATCTTGGACCAACAGCTGGATTAAGTTATTGGGTTGTCAATAAAACCTGGGCAGAGAAAAATCCAAATGTAACTAGAAATTTTCTTAAAGCTATGGTAGAAGCACAAACTTGGTCAAACCATAATCCTAAGGAAGCAGCAGATTTAACTGCGAAACATATAGGGCAACCAGTTAGTGGAAGTCATTATTATTCTGAAAATCTAAATATTGATAATGAAAAATATTTAAAACCTTGGTTGGATGATTCGGTTAAAAATGGTTCTATTCCAAAAGGTAAACTGACTGCTAAAGATTTAGTAACAGATGCATATTATAAATAA